A stretch of Desulfobacter hydrogenophilus DNA encodes these proteins:
- a CDS encoding SH3 domain-containing protein has product MTQKTFSPGSKGMQFKYITRPVVGLLALLFFSSCTTKKPVKVVDNSQVCQSKKIEKKIEKKNTVVDDSKIRQLEQKIAELSRKLAEQKLLSKKLQQTLLIKHKETDACRQANEKLIKELSQSKAKLATRGSKLEAATLIAEATAVISTVEQKPLNEPQKIVRERALENLKESKHELAEGNYESASYLSREAMVKAKGIDIGDGSSTAHPAEKEIFFSTPLQMKLFTTGNLRKGPSINAGVKKILQEGRCVIAVGHKQNWVKVKLADTDETGWIHLSLLY; this is encoded by the coding sequence GGGCATGCAGTTCAAATACATTACAAGGCCGGTTGTGGGCCTGTTGGCACTGCTTTTTTTTTCATCCTGTACAACAAAAAAACCCGTAAAGGTCGTCGATAATTCGCAGGTCTGCCAATCAAAAAAAATAGAAAAAAAAATAGAAAAAAAAAATACGGTGGTCGATGATTCGAAAATCCGCCAATTAGAACAAAAGATTGCGGAGCTGAGCCGCAAGCTGGCTGAACAGAAGCTACTTTCAAAGAAATTGCAGCAAACATTGCTCATAAAGCATAAAGAAACCGACGCCTGCCGGCAGGCCAATGAAAAACTGATCAAAGAACTCTCGCAAAGCAAGGCTAAACTGGCGACCCGGGGCAGCAAACTGGAAGCGGCCACCCTTATCGCCGAGGCCACAGCCGTCATCAGCACGGTGGAACAAAAACCTTTAAATGAGCCACAGAAAATTGTCCGGGAAAGGGCATTAGAAAACCTTAAAGAAAGTAAACATGAACTGGCAGAAGGGAACTATGAAAGTGCGTCCTACTTGTCCAGAGAGGCGATGGTAAAAGCAAAAGGCATTGATATAGGTGACGGTAGCAGCACCGCCCATCCGGCGGAAAAGGAAATCTTTTTTTCAACGCCCTTGCAGATGAAATTGTTTACAACCGGAAATCTCCGGAAAGGCCCATCCATAAATGCAGGTGTCAAAAAAATACTTCAGGAAGGACGCTGCGTTATTGCCGTCGGCCATAAACAAAATTGGGTGAAAGTCAAATTAGCAGATACTGACGAGACCGGCTGGATTCATCTATCCCTCCTTTATTAA